In Campylobacter mucosalis, a single window of DNA contains:
- a CDS encoding anthranilate synthase component I family protein: protein MLLNQPIFYYKLIRQKFLNSYLAEDNSQVIIGIDCDYIDSKKHDLNDLMVYFNTNSRTDAPFAGLFGVFGYEGVQYFERVGEANLSQYDFTKFIYANANAYLHFDKMSKIYTFYGDKEKYYNFLENLNDVAPKKDEFWYQISTDLDDEEEHFKRIVTKAKEYIRSGDIFQVVLSEQLKLRTNMDSLSFYEALSKLNPSPYMFHFPTPYGDIAGSSPELVFEMKNSQIFVAPIAGTRPRGKDANEDFNLQNELLSDQKELAEHKMLIDLARNDIGRVAKPKSVAVKNAMHVQFFESVMHIVSDVYGQKRDEASVFDVIASIFPAGTLSGTPKIRAMQIISELEKFKRNAYGGGIGFLNFNQNAMMAILIRSAFFVPNGDENDVFIQSGAGIVFDSNPESEYAEICHKRASVLKVFEKNCNNKGNR, encoded by the coding sequence ATGCTTTTAAACCAACCGATTTTTTACTACAAATTGATAAGACAAAAGTTTTTAAACAGCTACCTTGCTGAGGATAATTCACAGGTTATAATAGGTATTGATTGTGATTACATCGACTCTAAAAAGCACGACCTTAACGATTTGATGGTGTATTTTAACACAAACTCGCGCACTGACGCTCCATTTGCTGGGCTTTTTGGCGTGTTTGGTTATGAGGGTGTGCAGTATTTTGAGCGTGTTGGCGAGGCAAATTTATCACAATATGACTTTACAAAATTTATATACGCAAATGCAAATGCATATCTGCACTTTGATAAGATGAGTAAAATTTACACATTTTATGGTGATAAAGAAAAATATTATAACTTTTTAGAGAATTTAAATGATGTCGCACCTAAAAAAGATGAGTTTTGGTATCAAATTTCAACCGATCTTGATGATGAAGAGGAGCACTTTAAACGTATTGTAACAAAAGCAAAAGAGTATATACGTAGCGGGGACATTTTTCAGGTTGTCTTATCAGAACAGCTTAAACTACGCACAAATATGGATAGCCTTAGCTTTTATGAAGCCTTATCAAAGCTTAATCCAAGCCCATATATGTTTCATTTTCCTACACCTTATGGCGATATCGCTGGTAGTTCGCCAGAGCTTGTTTTTGAGATGAAAAACTCGCAAATTTTTGTCGCTCCAATCGCTGGGACAAGACCTCGCGGTAAAGACGCAAACGAGGATTTTAACCTACAAAACGAGCTTTTAAGCGACCAAAAAGAACTTGCAGAGCATAAAATGCTAATTGATCTAGCAAGAAATGATATAGGACGTGTTGCAAAACCTAAAAGCGTAGCCGTTAAAAACGCTATGCACGTGCAGTTTTTTGAAAGCGTAATGCATATTGTAAGCGATGTTTATGGACAAAAAAGAGATGAGGCAAGTGTGTTTGATGTAATTGCTAGTATTTTCCCAGCAGGAACGCTAAGCGGAACACCAAAAATTCGTGCTATGCAGATAATATCAGAGCTTGAAAAATTTAAACGAAACGCCTATGGTGGTGGGATAGGATTTTTAAATTTCAACCAAAATGCTATGATGGCTATACTCATACGCTCCGCATTTTTCGTACCGAATGGCGATGAAAACGATGTTTTTATCCAGTCTGGTGCTGGCATAGTTTTTGACTCAAATCCAGAAAGCGAATACGCTGAAATTTGCCACAAAAGAGCGAGTGTTTTAAAGGTTTTTGAGAAAAATTGTAACAACAAAGGAAACAGATGA